The following are encoded together in the Kribbella voronezhensis genome:
- a CDS encoding TIM barrel protein translates to MGRVTIGSAPDSWGVWFADDEQQTPWERFLDEVAAAGYRRIELGPYGYLPTDPARLKDELDKRGLAVTAGTSFEHLHRPDSWDSTWKDISATAELAAAMGAKHLVVMPSMWRGDNGEVVEPRLDHEGQARHGKQVTELGRRIAAEYGLKTQYHPHADGHVDSQETVERFLDETDGEYVNLCLDTGHISYCGGDNLKLIQDYPDRIGYVHLKQVDPKVLAEVEAAGVGFDEAVRRGVMCEPPNGVPELPPLLDALAALDVDLFAIVEQDMYPCPPEVPLPIAERTLAYLRTHGGGVSV, encoded by the coding sequence ATGGGCCGGGTGACGATCGGCAGCGCGCCGGACTCCTGGGGTGTGTGGTTCGCCGATGACGAGCAGCAGACGCCTTGGGAGCGATTCCTCGACGAGGTCGCGGCCGCGGGGTACCGGCGGATCGAGCTCGGCCCGTACGGCTATCTCCCGACCGATCCGGCCCGGCTGAAGGACGAGCTGGACAAGCGTGGCCTCGCGGTCACGGCCGGCACGAGCTTCGAGCACCTGCACCGGCCGGACTCGTGGGACTCGACCTGGAAGGACATCTCGGCGACCGCCGAGCTTGCTGCCGCCATGGGGGCCAAGCACCTCGTGGTGATGCCCTCGATGTGGCGTGGCGACAACGGCGAGGTCGTCGAGCCGCGACTGGACCACGAGGGTCAGGCACGACACGGCAAGCAGGTGACCGAGCTGGGTCGCCGGATCGCCGCGGAGTACGGGCTGAAGACGCAGTACCACCCGCACGCGGACGGGCACGTGGACAGTCAGGAGACCGTGGAGCGGTTCCTCGACGAGACCGACGGGGAGTACGTGAACCTCTGTCTGGACACGGGGCACATCAGCTACTGCGGTGGCGACAACCTGAAGCTGATCCAGGACTACCCCGACCGGATCGGGTATGTGCACCTCAAGCAGGTCGACCCCAAGGTGTTGGCGGAGGTGGAAGCGGCCGGCGTCGGTTTCGACGAGGCGGTGCGGCGCGGGGTGATGTGTGAACCGCCCAACGGCGTACCGGAGTTGCCGCCGCTGCTGGACGCGCTGGCCGCGCTGGATGTCGACCTGTTCGCGATCGTGGAGCAGGACATGTACCCGTGCCCGCCGGAAGTGCCGCTGCCGATCGCGGAACGCACCTTGGCGTATCTGCGGACGCACGGGGGTGGTGTTTCCGTTTGA
- the iolB gene encoding 5-deoxy-glucuronate isomerase, translated as MTAWYRPAGSTARDGFELAVSPGEPDWHHTGLYVATLRPGQSVEFETGDCEYLVLPLSGSAEVIVDGETVPLGGRADVFAGPTDLAYVPRGAIVAVTSAGGARIAFPHAKAASDYPFRRIGVEQVETELRGAGVASRQVRNFGTPAVLEADSIIACEVLTPAGNWSSYPPHKHDEHKPGKESELEEIYYFELQLSDDAPEGVKGNDPIGYQRVYGTQDRPIDVLAEVRSGDLVLVPHGWHGPAMAPPGYDMYYLNVMAGPGTEREWLISDDPQHGWVRELWPTQQVDPRLPFGSGQ; from the coding sequence GTGACTGCTTGGTACCGGCCTGCTGGATCTACTGCACGCGACGGATTCGAGTTGGCCGTCAGTCCGGGGGAGCCCGACTGGCACCACACCGGCCTGTACGTCGCGACGCTTCGCCCTGGGCAGTCCGTCGAGTTCGAGACGGGCGACTGTGAATACCTCGTCCTCCCGCTGAGCGGATCGGCCGAGGTGATCGTCGACGGGGAGACCGTCCCGCTCGGCGGCCGCGCCGACGTGTTCGCCGGCCCGACCGATCTCGCCTACGTACCCCGTGGCGCGATCGTCGCAGTCACCAGCGCGGGTGGCGCCCGGATCGCCTTCCCACACGCGAAGGCCGCCTCCGACTACCCGTTCCGGCGGATCGGCGTGGAGCAGGTCGAGACCGAACTCCGCGGTGCCGGTGTCGCCTCCCGCCAGGTCCGGAACTTCGGCACGCCAGCGGTTCTCGAGGCCGACTCGATCATCGCGTGCGAGGTTCTCACCCCGGCCGGGAACTGGTCGTCGTACCCGCCGCACAAGCACGACGAGCACAAGCCTGGTAAGGAAAGTGAGCTCGAGGAGATCTACTACTTCGAGCTGCAGCTGTCCGACGATGCCCCGGAAGGTGTCAAGGGCAACGACCCGATCGGTTACCAGCGGGTCTACGGCACGCAGGACCGCCCCATCGACGTCCTCGCGGAAGTCCGGAGTGGGGATCTGGTGCTGGTGCCCCATGGTTGGCATGGTCCTGCGATGGCGCCTCCTGGCTACGACATGTACTACCTGAACGTGATGGCCGGCCCCGGCACCGAACGCGAGTGGCTGATCAGCGACGACCCCCAGCACGGCTGGGTCCGCGAACTGTGGCCGACCCAGCAGGTGGACCCCCGCCTACCTTTCGGATCCGGGCAATGA
- a CDS encoding Cgl0159 family (beta/alpha)8-fold protein, with amino-acid sequence MSGAEVGVRASGVDLTELRVRHPERIAEAWQQRRRREVVGEDGRLLIVAADHPARGALGVRGDAMAMASRPGLIDRLVTALERPGVDGVLATPDVLEDLLLLGALEGKVVIGSMNRGGLQGASFELDDRFTAYGTADDLVARRLDGGKMLTRICLEDPGTVATLESSARAVTELADCKLLAMVEPFWSVRREGRVVNLLDPDSVIKSVHIAAGLGASSAYTWLKLPVVDDLERVMEATTLPTLLLGGDPTVAPEETYASWGKALSLPSVRGLVVGRALLFPPDGDVASAVDQASTLVHGGTA; translated from the coding sequence ATGAGTGGGGCTGAGGTGGGGGTGCGGGCGAGCGGGGTGGATCTGACGGAATTGCGGGTGCGGCATCCGGAGCGGATTGCGGAGGCGTGGCAGCAGCGGAGGCGGCGGGAGGTTGTCGGCGAGGACGGGCGGCTGCTGATCGTGGCGGCTGATCACCCGGCGCGGGGTGCGCTCGGCGTACGGGGCGACGCGATGGCGATGGCGAGCCGGCCGGGGCTGATCGACCGGCTGGTGACCGCGCTGGAGCGCCCGGGCGTCGACGGCGTACTGGCGACGCCCGACGTACTGGAAGACCTGCTGTTGCTGGGCGCGTTGGAAGGCAAGGTCGTCATCGGGTCGATGAACCGGGGCGGACTGCAAGGCGCGTCGTTCGAACTGGACGACCGGTTCACGGCCTACGGAACGGCCGACGACCTGGTCGCGCGCAGACTGGACGGCGGCAAGATGCTGACCCGGATCTGCCTCGAAGACCCCGGCACGGTCGCGACGCTGGAGAGCAGCGCGCGAGCCGTCACCGAACTGGCCGACTGCAAACTGCTGGCGATGGTCGAGCCGTTCTGGTCGGTCCGCCGCGAGGGACGGGTGGTGAACCTGCTCGACCCGGACTCGGTGATCAAGTCGGTCCACATCGCCGCCGGTCTCGGCGCGAGCAGCGCCTATACCTGGCTCAAGCTCCCAGTGGTGGACGACCTCGAACGCGTGATGGAGGCAACCACTCTGCCGACGCTCCTGCTGGGCGGCGACCCGACCGTCGCTCCCGAGGAAACCTACGCCTCGTGGGGCAAGGCGCTCAGCCTCCCCTCGGTCCGCGGCCTCGTCGTCGGCCGCGCCCTCCTCTTCCCACCCGACGGCGACGTCGCCTCCGCCGTCGACCAGGCAAGCACCCTGGTCCACGGAGGCACCGCATGA
- the iolD gene encoding 3D-(3,5/4)-trihydroxycyclohexane-1,2-dione acylhydrolase (decyclizing), translating to MTVRLTVAQAVVRFLSVQYSERDGERQKLFAGCFGIFGHGNVAGLGQALLQSELEDPEALPYILARNEQAMVHSAAAFARTRDRLQTYACTASIGPGSTNMVTGAALATVNRLPVLLLPSDVFATRVATPVLQELETFSAGDVSVNDTFRPVSKYFDRIWRPEQLPSALMNAMRVLTDPVETGAVTLALPQDVQAEAHDWPEELFAERTWYIARPLPEASIVDKAVDLLRASQRPLIVAGGGVAYSRAQDALREFAEATGIPVAESQAGKGSLRYDHPQSVGAVGSTGTTAANALARDADLVIGIGTRYGDFTTASRTAFQNPDVRFVNINVARFDGGKHAGLPVVADAREALVSLRSAVGDWSVQEKYKDLTAELARVWDETVSQAYNPPAEVVDNLAEGLLTQGQVLGAVNELSEPRDVVVCAAGSMPGDLHKLWRTRDPKGYHVEYGYSCMGYEIAGGLGVRLGAPDRDVFVLVGDGSYLMMSSELVTAVQENVKIIVVLVQNHGFASIGALSESLGSQRFGTAYRRRSGDGRLDGDYLPVDLAANVRSLGVEVLEVNSRAELEKAIGTAKAASGPIAIHVKTDPLIGSPDSDSWWDVPVSQVSTLESTQTASAAYEKSKQDQRPYLTPVEGKS from the coding sequence ATGACGGTTCGACTCACGGTCGCGCAGGCGGTGGTGCGATTCCTGAGCGTCCAGTACTCGGAGCGCGACGGCGAGCGGCAGAAGCTGTTCGCAGGGTGCTTCGGCATCTTCGGCCACGGCAACGTGGCCGGCCTCGGCCAGGCGCTGTTGCAGTCCGAACTCGAGGACCCCGAAGCGTTGCCGTACATCCTGGCCCGCAACGAACAAGCCATGGTGCACAGCGCTGCTGCCTTCGCCCGCACCCGCGACCGCCTGCAGACCTACGCCTGTACTGCGAGCATCGGCCCCGGCTCGACCAACATGGTCACCGGTGCGGCACTCGCCACCGTCAACAGACTCCCCGTGCTGCTCCTTCCTTCCGATGTCTTCGCAACCCGGGTGGCGACCCCCGTGCTGCAGGAGTTGGAGACCTTCTCCGCCGGCGACGTCTCCGTGAACGACACCTTCCGGCCCGTGTCGAAGTACTTCGACCGGATCTGGCGTCCCGAGCAGTTGCCCTCGGCCCTGATGAACGCGATGCGCGTCCTGACCGATCCGGTCGAGACCGGCGCGGTGACCCTTGCCCTGCCGCAGGACGTCCAGGCGGAGGCGCACGACTGGCCGGAGGAGCTCTTCGCCGAGCGCACCTGGTACATCGCGCGACCGTTGCCGGAAGCATCCATTGTCGACAAAGCGGTAGATCTCCTACGGGCCTCGCAGCGGCCGCTGATCGTCGCCGGTGGCGGCGTGGCCTACTCGCGCGCGCAGGACGCGCTCCGCGAGTTCGCCGAGGCGACCGGGATCCCGGTGGCGGAAAGCCAAGCAGGCAAGGGATCCCTGCGCTACGACCACCCGCAGTCGGTCGGCGCCGTCGGTTCCACGGGCACCACGGCGGCCAATGCCCTGGCGCGTGACGCCGACCTGGTGATCGGCATCGGCACCCGGTACGGCGACTTCACGACCGCCTCCCGGACGGCCTTCCAGAACCCGGACGTGCGGTTCGTCAACATCAACGTGGCGCGCTTCGACGGTGGCAAACATGCCGGCCTCCCGGTGGTCGCGGATGCCCGGGAAGCCCTTGTTTCCCTGCGTTCCGCGGTCGGTGATTGGTCTGTACAGGAAAAGTACAAGGATCTGACCGCCGAACTCGCACGAGTTTGGGACGAGACCGTCTCCCAGGCGTACAACCCGCCTGCGGAGGTTGTGGACAACCTGGCCGAGGGCCTGCTGACCCAGGGCCAGGTGCTCGGTGCCGTCAACGAATTGTCGGAGCCGCGTGATGTGGTGGTTTGCGCAGCCGGTTCGATGCCGGGCGACCTGCACAAACTGTGGCGGACACGCGACCCGAAGGGATACCACGTCGAATATGGCTACTCCTGCATGGGTTACGAGATCGCCGGCGGTCTCGGCGTCCGCCTCGGCGCACCGGACCGGGACGTCTTCGTCCTGGTCGGCGACGGGTCGTACCTGATGATGTCGTCCGAGCTGGTCACCGCGGTCCAGGAGAACGTGAAGATCATCGTCGTCCTGGTCCAGAACCACGGCTTCGCCTCGATCGGCGCCCTCTCGGAATCCCTTGGCTCACAGCGCTTCGGTACGGCGTACCGGCGGCGTAGCGGCGACGGGCGGCTGGACGGCGACTACCTGCCGGTCGATCTCGCGGCGAACGTGCGCAGCCTCGGGGTCGAGGTGCTCGAGGTGAACAGCCGCGCGGAGCTGGAGAAGGCGATCGGTACGGCGAAGGCGGCGAGCGGCCCGATCGCGATCCATGTGAAGACGGACCCGTTGATCGGTTCGCCCGACAGCGACTCCTGGTGGGACGTCCCGGTCAGCCAGGTGTCGACGCTGGAGTCGACGCAGACCGCGTCCGCGGCGTACGAGAAGTCCAAGCAGGACCAGCGGCCGTACTTGACGCCGGTGGAGGGGAAGAGCTGA
- a CDS encoding sugar ABC transporter substrate-binding protein, translating to MVRWQKKAVAAGAALVLVAALGACSSSGGKKDEEKAGGSGGNVANTPRMKVALITHSKPGDTFWDIVRRGAEAAAQKDNIELQYSSDPDGAGQANLVQTAIDSKVDGIAVTLNKPDAVIPNVKKAVAAGIPVTVLNGGLDTWKTSGAIGYFGQDERIAGQATGEKLKALGAKKVICVIHEQGNVSLEARCQGIKDKFGAVENLNVDGADQPGTQATITSKLQQDKTADYVVALNAGVALTAVQAAKDAGSSAKIGSFDMSKEMAKAVKDGTVDFAVDQQPYLQGYLAVDAIWLNKTNGDTIGGGEATLTGPAFIDKTNIEAVEKYATAGTR from the coding sequence ATGGTTCGGTGGCAGAAGAAGGCGGTGGCCGCGGGGGCGGCCCTCGTGCTGGTCGCGGCGCTGGGTGCCTGCAGTTCCTCCGGCGGCAAGAAGGACGAGGAGAAGGCGGGCGGTTCGGGCGGCAACGTCGCGAACACGCCGCGGATGAAGGTCGCGTTGATCACCCACTCCAAGCCGGGTGACACCTTCTGGGACATCGTCCGCCGCGGTGCCGAAGCCGCCGCGCAGAAGGACAACATCGAGCTGCAGTACTCCTCCGACCCGGACGGCGCCGGGCAGGCCAACCTGGTGCAGACGGCGATCGACTCCAAGGTCGACGGCATCGCGGTCACCCTGAACAAGCCGGACGCGGTGATCCCGAACGTCAAGAAGGCTGTCGCGGCCGGGATCCCGGTGACCGTCCTCAACGGTGGCCTGGACACCTGGAAGACCTCCGGCGCGATCGGATACTTCGGCCAGGACGAGCGGATCGCCGGGCAGGCGACCGGTGAGAAGCTCAAGGCTCTCGGTGCCAAGAAGGTCATCTGCGTCATCCACGAGCAGGGCAACGTGAGCCTCGAGGCCCGCTGCCAGGGCATCAAGGACAAGTTCGGCGCCGTCGAGAACCTGAACGTCGACGGCGCCGACCAGCCCGGGACGCAGGCGACGATCACGTCGAAGCTGCAGCAGGACAAGACCGCCGACTACGTCGTCGCGCTGAACGCCGGCGTCGCCCTGACCGCGGTTCAGGCGGCCAAGGACGCCGGGTCGTCGGCCAAGATCGGCAGCTTCGACATGAGCAAGGAGATGGCCAAGGCGGTCAAGGACGGAACGGTCGACTTCGCCGTCGACCAGCAGCCGTACCTGCAGGGTTACCTGGCCGTCGACGCGATCTGGCTGAACAAGACCAACGGCGACACGATCGGTGGTGGCGAGGCCACGCTCACCGGCCCGGCGTTCATCGACAAGACGAACATCGAGGCCGTCGAGAAGTACGCCACGGCCGGAACGCGCTGA